A stretch of DNA from Schizosaccharomyces osmophilus chromosome 2, complete sequence:
TGACAAAGCATACCTGTTAGCATGTCCCAATTATGTAAATAGCATGACAAAGCACCATCCTTCCAGCTTGGCATAAATACCCTAAATCCTTCACTCATTGCCATCCTACCTAAAATCGCTATATAGGAAACCCAAACTACCAAGTCTCACCCGAGTAACCCAATCCAGTACAGACTATATCGAGAATATCCATCATGTCCGTGCCGGCACTTCCAGCTACCCTCACACCTGCCCTAAGCGGCCGCGACGCCGTCGCTGATGCCCTCTATCGCAGCGTCATGGCCTTAGACACAGCCGACGATGCTCTCTTCAAATCTGCCTTTACCACTGATGCCGTCTTGGACGTCAACGGTACCATCATGGAAGGCTACGATGCCATTTACAGTCAATGCTACGCCATGCTCACCAAATTTGACACCAACCACTTCCTTTCCAACATGCGTATCAACATCATAGAAGGAGACTCGAAGGCTCAGGTGACATGCTCTGCTCTTTCTCAACACTACCGTGGTGGAGAGGGCATGAATCCCGGCTCTGACTTTCTGCTTGCTGGTGGATTGTACTAGGTGGAGCTGGTTAAGGATTCTGGAGACGGATTGTGGAAGATGAAACACTGGACGCTAAAGTCAACTTGGGGACAAGGTGACTGGGGCATTCTTGGCAAATAGATTAGACGCTACAGAGCGAGATCTATGCAGTTTGTTCCATACGTTggtgttttgaaatttaGATTTAGCTTCCTTTTGCTCAACCTTGGTCCTTTGTGGAACTCAATGGAGGATGCTGGGTAATATACAATgcgtttttttttttttcgtagcTTGACTCTTTATAACTCAATGCAGCCTGTCATTACTTActgcaaagaaaatataaaggagttcttgttcaaagaaggatcgtttttttttcgttttttcgCTTTTCCGTCAGACTTGTAATTCGGTGAAATCACGGATGTTTTTCGATCTTATTAACACCAgttctcctttttttcctaaaaaataagtttGGTTTTAGATAGACATTCTTTATGCCCAGTACTTTGGTATATCTACAGTCGGAATCTTTTTCAGACTGGGGGATTCAAAATTGCTGAATAcaatttaataattttaatttttaaataagatacaagacaaaaaaatccataaTTTGAGAATCAGATTGCAAtatgattgaaaaaaaaaaaaaaaactaaaaacaACTACCTTGCTTACCACGCTGTTTGTAAATgacaaatggaaaagaaggtaACACatacaaagaagaatgtCTGATAAATGATGTTAGTTTCGtacaaaagaggaatatCTGATATATGATGTTAGTTTCTAGAGGTATCTAGAACGGCCACTATAACAAGGTAAACAAGCCAAAAAAATGCAGATTAtccatgaaaacaaaagcgaaaattataataataGTTAAAactaataaaaagaacaaaaacaagcaagaaagaagtAGAAGGAACAATGTCGAAATCTCTAGAAGGACCAAGAGGTGGCAAGTCATCACAAATCTGGAAAGTACTAGGTCGCTTATAGAAAGTTTGTTATTTTCAGTAGTTCAAGTATAAATAGGAGTGAAGTAGAGGAGGTTCAACAacattgacaaaaaaaagaacaagagtTAATTTTatagtttattttcaagTGTGAAAACAAGCGCTATTCACAATGTCTCTTCAACCTTTCTTCGATTTATACCCATTTCAAGACGGTCTTTCCGACTTTTTGAGTTATTCTCCTCGCGTTCAACGCCAGGATCGTGCTGTTGATTTGTCACCCGCCATTGATGTTCACGAAGGCAAAGACACGGTTGCTGTTGATGTAGAACTTCCTGGTGTCAAAAAGCAGGACGTTCAAGTTCATTACGACGAAGGAAAGCTTACCATTTCTGGTAAATCCGTGAATGAGCGCAAGAGCGAAGGAGATCGAGGAAACCACAGATGGTCTGAGCGTCGCTTTGGTTCCTTCTCTCGAACTATCTCTATCCCCAGCAGGATCGATTCCGATCGTATTGAAGCTCAATTTTCCAATGGCATTTTGAGTATTCTTCTGCCCAAGGTAGAGCAATCTCGCTCCAAGAAGCAAATCGCCATTAATTAAGCTAAAGGGCTAGCGGTAATGAGTTTATGATGATATGATTGTATTCTAATGAGAATTTATAATGGCATAATATTATGATTTTTAATCTAGttttttgacattttttatgaatatttATCAACTTTAAAAGGTTACTCATTTCAATATTGTTTATATCAAGTAGCAGTgtgataaaaataatgtaAGCTATGAAATctaaaatccaaaatctgATTTGTTTCACCGTTATGACTCTTATGGTTCGTATCCTATTGTAATGTAATCTTGAATATTTGATAGCTTCATTGGTGATGATAGTAGACGGTTCGGTTCAATTTCAGTTTGCTTACTGTATAGCATAGCAGTTCAATTCAATTGGGGTAGGTtgcaaataaatatatcTCTCTATTCGTCCcattattttcatataGCTGTTAATAACCCTATCTGTATGGTTCTAAGCTAGACGACTAGTTTCCCGTCTCCTCCTTTTAGTAAAGTAAATTAGATATAGAGTATAGATTGACGACGAAAGAAATATCGAACGAGTTAGTCAAGACACAAGCTTCACATATGGGTTTTTACGCCGTAAACTTTCACCAAACCGATAAAACACGAAAGGAATTGGGATCATTCCAAGAGCAATAAATCCTACCAAAGTCCCTCCCCAGTGAATCCCcaacttttgaaacatAATACGcgaaaataaaggaaacGTAGCTGCAAAAATCGATCTAGTAAATGTATTCGCAGCGATAGCCGATGCAGCAAATTTTGTAAACGTATCAACCAGATAATTAAGACAACCCTGGAAAATCGTTTCAAATCCGACACCGATCAAGAATATACCAATAAATGATACTATCCAATGAATATTGGCATATGAAGtccaagcaaaaacaaatattccGGCCGGCATAAGCCAGCCtgtcatcatcatcaagGGTAATCTTTCTTCAGGAAGAGGTTTTCCACCGTTTTTTGTCAGATATTTCGCGTATCTTTTATTCCAGAAAATATTCAACACACCTCCTGTTACTAAGCCCAAAAACATTGCAATCAAGGGAAGTGTACCAACGGTTCCCTGCCAGTTTCTTGACTGGTAATATGTATACGGAATGGTAGTTAAAACTAAATACAGAATGCCGTATACATAACTAGCAAACAAGGCGATGAAAAAGGCGACCGGAGTTGCCAGCATTGCAAAAGGTCGCAAAAGGTGAAAAGTAACAAACTCCTTTGCGTCTAATTTGTATCGTTCATGAGCAGCATGGAGACCCCAATTTCCTGTGGTTAACCGTAAATTTCGTGCTTGACGAGCTTCAATTACGGGGACGTAAGTTTCATCAATCATGATTATACTAACAAGTAAAATCGCAGACTGTACGATCACTATAAACCATAATGGCCATCTCCAGGCCGTATCCGAACCTTCTGAAAGCAAGCTACTAATGATGGGACCAAAGTCAGCACCACTAACAACAAAGAAGGCATAAAAAACTAAAGCACTGCCTCTTTGGGATGGGTTCCAAAGGTCAGCCAGTACA
This window harbors:
- a CDS encoding SnoaL-like domain, with protein sequence MSVPALPATLTPALSGRDAVADALYRSVMALDTADDALFKSAFTTDAVLDVNGTIMEGYDAIYSQCYAMLTKFDTNHFLSNMRINIIEGDSKAQVTCSALSQHYRGGEGMNPGSDFLLAGGLY
- a CDS encoding hsp16-like protein, with the translated sequence MSLQPFFDLYPFQDGLSDFLSYSPRVQRQDRAVDLSPAIDVHEGKDTVAVDVELPGVKKQDVQVHYDEGKLTISGKSVNERKSEGDRGNHRWSERRFGSFSRTISIPSRIDSDRIEAQFSNGILSILLPKVEQSRSKKQIAIN
- a CDS encoding spermidine family transporter, which translates into the protein MEGHQEQFPEGLTILEKETSSIMGEELQYPKSYPDVIFLVDIDKNDPQRPMNWSTVKKIVHTALYGLTTFAAQFNSTTMSPTAEHLANVYHIGEEVATLATSLYVLGIAFGPMIFAPFSEMNGRKMGVFLPFFISIILTTGTASADSVAAIMCTRFFSGLFSGAPIVSSGGVLADLWNPSQRGSALVFYAFFVVSGADFGPIISSLLSEGSDTAWRWPLWFIVIVQSAILLVSIIMIDETYVPVIEARQARNLRLTTGNWGLHAAHERYKLDAKEFVTFHLLRPFAMLATPVAFFIALFASYVYGILYLVLTTIPYTYYQSRNWQGTVGTLPLIAMFLGLVTGGVLNIFWNKRYAKYLTKNGGKPLPEERLPLMMMTGWLMPAGIFVFAWTSYANIHWIVSFIGIFLIGVGFETIFQGCLNYLVDTFTKFAASAIAANTFTRSIFAATFPLFSRIMFQKLGIHWGGTLVGFIALGMIPIPFVFYRFGESLRRKNPYVKLVS